A single Candoia aspera isolate rCanAsp1 chromosome 7, rCanAsp1.hap2, whole genome shotgun sequence DNA region contains:
- the CHPT1 gene encoding cholinephosphotransferase 1 isoform X3, which produces MALPEPLSAAQLKRLEQHRYNASGRSLLEPPLQRYWTWLLESTPLWLAPNAITLGGLVFSVVPTVVLIYYCPRATEEAPPWIFLFCALGLFIYQSLDAIDGKQARRTNSSSPLGELFDHGCDSISTVFVGVAGCIAVRLGTDPDWFFFSSFIGMFLFYCAHWQTYVSGVLKFGKIDVTESEIVIMMVFLLSSFGGTTMWDTKVPVLELQLKKIIVVGVVFGAVFSSYNYFRVIFGGGVGKNGSTIAVAHMTKSEIFLQDTAFIGPGLLFLNQYFNYFIDEYIVLCIALFISLIDLLRYFTGICIQIAAHLHIQVFKLSSQQAPEQVQVVSPLIHQNNMD; this is translated from the exons ATGGCGCTGCCGGAGCCGCTGAGCGCAGCGCAGCTGAAGCGCCTCGAGCAGCACCGCTACAACGCGTCCGGGCGCTCGCTGCTGGAGCCGCCGCTGCAGCGCTACTGGACTTGGCTGCTGGAGAGCACGCCGCTCTGGCTGGCCCCCAACGCCATCACGCTCGGCGGCCTGGTCTTCAGCGTCGTCCCTACGGTGGTCCTCATCTACTACTGCCCTAGAGCCACTGAGGAG GCTCCTCCTTGGATATTCCTCTTTTGTGCATTAGGACTCTTTATCTACCAGTCTCTGGATGCAATTGATGGAAAGCAAGCCAGAAGAACAAATAGCAGTTCTCCTTTGGGAGAATTGTTTGACCATGGGTGTGATTCTATTTCCACAG TATTCGTTGGTGTTGCAGGCTGCATTGCAGTTCGCTTGGGAACAGATCCAGActggttctttttctcttccttcattgGGATGTTCCTGTTTTACTGTGCTCACTGGCAAACCTACGTATCGGGGGTGCTCAAATTTGGCAA AATTGATGTGACTGAGTCTGAAATAGTCATAATGATGGTCTTTTTGTTATCCTCATTTGGTGGAACAACAATGTGGGATACAAAG GTCCCTGTGCTAGAACTACAGCTGAAGAAAATAATTGTTGTTGGCGTAGTGTTTGGGGCAGTATTTTCAAGTTATAATTATTTCCGAGTAATCTTTGGAGGAGGTGTGGGGAAGAATGGATCTACAATAGCG GTAGCACACATGACAAAAAGTGAGATCTTCCTTCAAGACACTGCATTCATTGGGCCAGGCCTCTTATTTCTAAACCAGTACTTCAATTATTTTATTGATGAATATATTGTTCTGTGCATAGCACTG TTCATCTCGTTGATTGATTTGCTGAGATACTTCACTGGAATATGCATACAGATTGCTGCTCACCTTCACATACAGGTCTTCAAGCTCTCATCTCAACAAGCTCCTGAACAG GTACAAGTTGTTTCTCCATTGATCCATCAGAATAACATGGACTGA
- the CHPT1 gene encoding cholinephosphotransferase 1 isoform X2 yields MALPEPLSAAQLKRLEQHRYNASGRSLLEPPLQRYWTWLLESTPLWLAPNAITLGGLVFSVVPTVVLIYYCPRATEEAPPWIFLFCALGLFIYQSLDAIDGKQARRTNSSSPLGELFDHGCDSISTVFVGVAGCIAVRLGTDPDWFFFSSFIGMFLFYCAHWQTYVSGVLKFGKIDVTESEIVIMMVFLLSSFGGTTMWDTKVPVLELQLKKIIVVGVVFGAVFSSYNYFRVIFGGGVGKNGSTIAGTSVLSPGLHIGLIITLAIMIYKKSTTHLFENHPCLYALTFGFVIAKITQKLVVAHMTKSEIFLQDTAFIGPGLLFLNQYFNYFIDEYIVLCIALFISLIDLLRYFTGICIQIAAHLHIQVFKLSSQQAPEQEEKGQVSMK; encoded by the exons ATGGCGCTGCCGGAGCCGCTGAGCGCAGCGCAGCTGAAGCGCCTCGAGCAGCACCGCTACAACGCGTCCGGGCGCTCGCTGCTGGAGCCGCCGCTGCAGCGCTACTGGACTTGGCTGCTGGAGAGCACGCCGCTCTGGCTGGCCCCCAACGCCATCACGCTCGGCGGCCTGGTCTTCAGCGTCGTCCCTACGGTGGTCCTCATCTACTACTGCCCTAGAGCCACTGAGGAG GCTCCTCCTTGGATATTCCTCTTTTGTGCATTAGGACTCTTTATCTACCAGTCTCTGGATGCAATTGATGGAAAGCAAGCCAGAAGAACAAATAGCAGTTCTCCTTTGGGAGAATTGTTTGACCATGGGTGTGATTCTATTTCCACAG TATTCGTTGGTGTTGCAGGCTGCATTGCAGTTCGCTTGGGAACAGATCCAGActggttctttttctcttccttcattgGGATGTTCCTGTTTTACTGTGCTCACTGGCAAACCTACGTATCGGGGGTGCTCAAATTTGGCAA AATTGATGTGACTGAGTCTGAAATAGTCATAATGATGGTCTTTTTGTTATCCTCATTTGGTGGAACAACAATGTGGGATACAAAG GTCCCTGTGCTAGAACTACAGCTGAAGAAAATAATTGTTGTTGGCGTAGTGTTTGGGGCAGTATTTTCAAGTTATAATTATTTCCGAGTAATCTTTGGAGGAGGTGTGGGGAAGAATGGATCTACAATAGCG GGAACAAGTGTTTTATCTCCAGGCCTCCATATAGGACTAATTATTACTTTGGCAATAATGATCTACAAAAAATCCACAACTCATCTGTTTGAAAACCATCCTTGTCTGTATGCCCTAACTTTTGGATTTGTGATTGCAAAAATCACACAAAAATTAGTG GTAGCACACATGACAAAAAGTGAGATCTTCCTTCAAGACACTGCATTCATTGGGCCAGGCCTCTTATTTCTAAACCAGTACTTCAATTATTTTATTGATGAATATATTGTTCTGTGCATAGCACTG TTCATCTCGTTGATTGATTTGCTGAGATACTTCACTGGAATATGCATACAGATTGCTGCTCACCTTCACATACAGGTCTTCAAGCTCTCATCTCAACAAGCTCCTGAACAG GAAGAAAAAGGACAAGTCAGCATGAAATAG
- the CHPT1 gene encoding cholinephosphotransferase 1 isoform X1: MALPEPLSAAQLKRLEQHRYNASGRSLLEPPLQRYWTWLLESTPLWLAPNAITLGGLVFSVVPTVVLIYYCPRATEEAPPWIFLFCALGLFIYQSLDAIDGKQARRTNSSSPLGELFDHGCDSISTVFVGVAGCIAVRLGTDPDWFFFSSFIGMFLFYCAHWQTYVSGVLKFGKIDVTESEIVIMMVFLLSSFGGTTMWDTKVPVLELQLKKIIVVGVVFGAVFSSYNYFRVIFGGGVGKNGSTIAGTSVLSPGLHIGLIITLAIMIYKKSTTHLFENHPCLYALTFGFVIAKITQKLVVAHMTKSEIFLQDTAFIGPGLLFLNQYFNYFIDEYIVLCIALFISLIDLLRYFTGICIQIAAHLHIQVFKLSSQQAPEQVQVVSPLIHQNNMD; the protein is encoded by the exons ATGGCGCTGCCGGAGCCGCTGAGCGCAGCGCAGCTGAAGCGCCTCGAGCAGCACCGCTACAACGCGTCCGGGCGCTCGCTGCTGGAGCCGCCGCTGCAGCGCTACTGGACTTGGCTGCTGGAGAGCACGCCGCTCTGGCTGGCCCCCAACGCCATCACGCTCGGCGGCCTGGTCTTCAGCGTCGTCCCTACGGTGGTCCTCATCTACTACTGCCCTAGAGCCACTGAGGAG GCTCCTCCTTGGATATTCCTCTTTTGTGCATTAGGACTCTTTATCTACCAGTCTCTGGATGCAATTGATGGAAAGCAAGCCAGAAGAACAAATAGCAGTTCTCCTTTGGGAGAATTGTTTGACCATGGGTGTGATTCTATTTCCACAG TATTCGTTGGTGTTGCAGGCTGCATTGCAGTTCGCTTGGGAACAGATCCAGActggttctttttctcttccttcattgGGATGTTCCTGTTTTACTGTGCTCACTGGCAAACCTACGTATCGGGGGTGCTCAAATTTGGCAA AATTGATGTGACTGAGTCTGAAATAGTCATAATGATGGTCTTTTTGTTATCCTCATTTGGTGGAACAACAATGTGGGATACAAAG GTCCCTGTGCTAGAACTACAGCTGAAGAAAATAATTGTTGTTGGCGTAGTGTTTGGGGCAGTATTTTCAAGTTATAATTATTTCCGAGTAATCTTTGGAGGAGGTGTGGGGAAGAATGGATCTACAATAGCG GGAACAAGTGTTTTATCTCCAGGCCTCCATATAGGACTAATTATTACTTTGGCAATAATGATCTACAAAAAATCCACAACTCATCTGTTTGAAAACCATCCTTGTCTGTATGCCCTAACTTTTGGATTTGTGATTGCAAAAATCACACAAAAATTAGTG GTAGCACACATGACAAAAAGTGAGATCTTCCTTCAAGACACTGCATTCATTGGGCCAGGCCTCTTATTTCTAAACCAGTACTTCAATTATTTTATTGATGAATATATTGTTCTGTGCATAGCACTG TTCATCTCGTTGATTGATTTGCTGAGATACTTCACTGGAATATGCATACAGATTGCTGCTCACCTTCACATACAGGTCTTCAAGCTCTCATCTCAACAAGCTCCTGAACAG GTACAAGTTGTTTCTCCATTGATCCATCAGAATAACATGGACTGA
- the CHPT1 gene encoding cholinephosphotransferase 1 isoform X4 has protein sequence MALPEPLSAAQLKRLEQHRYNASGRSLLEPPLQRYWTWLLESTPLWLAPNAITLGGLVFSVVPTVVLIYYCPRATEEAPPWIFLFCALGLFIYQSLDAIDGKQARRTNSSSPLGELFDHGCDSISTVFVGVAGCIAVRLGTDPDWFFFSSFIGMFLFYCAHWQTYVSGVLKFGKIDVTESEIVIMMVFLLSSFGGTTMWDTKVPVLELQLKKIIVVGVVFGAVFSSYNYFRVIFGGGVGKNGSTIAVAHMTKSEIFLQDTAFIGPGLLFLNQYFNYFIDEYIVLCIALFISLIDLLRYFTGICIQIAAHLHIQVFKLSSQQAPEQVQNHNE, from the exons ATGGCGCTGCCGGAGCCGCTGAGCGCAGCGCAGCTGAAGCGCCTCGAGCAGCACCGCTACAACGCGTCCGGGCGCTCGCTGCTGGAGCCGCCGCTGCAGCGCTACTGGACTTGGCTGCTGGAGAGCACGCCGCTCTGGCTGGCCCCCAACGCCATCACGCTCGGCGGCCTGGTCTTCAGCGTCGTCCCTACGGTGGTCCTCATCTACTACTGCCCTAGAGCCACTGAGGAG GCTCCTCCTTGGATATTCCTCTTTTGTGCATTAGGACTCTTTATCTACCAGTCTCTGGATGCAATTGATGGAAAGCAAGCCAGAAGAACAAATAGCAGTTCTCCTTTGGGAGAATTGTTTGACCATGGGTGTGATTCTATTTCCACAG TATTCGTTGGTGTTGCAGGCTGCATTGCAGTTCGCTTGGGAACAGATCCAGActggttctttttctcttccttcattgGGATGTTCCTGTTTTACTGTGCTCACTGGCAAACCTACGTATCGGGGGTGCTCAAATTTGGCAA AATTGATGTGACTGAGTCTGAAATAGTCATAATGATGGTCTTTTTGTTATCCTCATTTGGTGGAACAACAATGTGGGATACAAAG GTCCCTGTGCTAGAACTACAGCTGAAGAAAATAATTGTTGTTGGCGTAGTGTTTGGGGCAGTATTTTCAAGTTATAATTATTTCCGAGTAATCTTTGGAGGAGGTGTGGGGAAGAATGGATCTACAATAGCG GTAGCACACATGACAAAAAGTGAGATCTTCCTTCAAGACACTGCATTCATTGGGCCAGGCCTCTTATTTCTAAACCAGTACTTCAATTATTTTATTGATGAATATATTGTTCTGTGCATAGCACTG TTCATCTCGTTGATTGATTTGCTGAGATACTTCACTGGAATATGCATACAGATTGCTGCTCACCTTCACATACAGGTCTTCAAGCTCTCATCTCAACAAGCTCCTGAACAGGTTCAGAACCATAATGAGTGA